A region of the Pseudomonadota bacterium genome:
CAATACCAGGTCTTGCGCAAGGAAGGTACCGAGGCGCCGGGCAGCAGCGCACTCAACGCCGAGTACCGACGCGGCCGGTTCACGTGCGCCGGCTGTGGGGCGGTGTTGTTCGACGACGCGATGAAATTCGACAGCGGCACCGGGTGGCCGAGCTTTTTCGACGTGGTCCCCGGCGCGGTTGAAACCAAGACCGACTTCAAGCTGCTGCTGCCGCGCACCGAATACCACTGCGCCCGCTGCGGCGGCCACCAGGGCCACGTGTTCAAGGACGGGCCGAACCCGACCGGGCTGCGCTACTGCAACAACGGGGTCGCTCTGCGATTCGAACCGGACGAGGACGGCGCATGAGCGAGCTGATCGAACGTGACGCAGTCGACGTCATCGGCCTGCTGAAGTCGGGTGAGATCACACCCCACGACTGCCTCGACGCCCTGGAAGCCCGCGTAGCGGCAACCGAACCCGCGGTCCACGCGCTGCCGACGCTGTGTTTCGATCGGGCGCGCGAGCACGCCGACCGCCTCATGCAACAGCCGCAGGACGCGCGCGGTGATCTCGCCGGCCTGCCGGTGCCGATCAAAGACCTGACCGCGGTGGCGGGCGTGCGCACCACACTCGGCAGCCGGGTGTTCGAGAACCACGTGCCCAACCAGAGCGACTTTCTGGTCACGAACCTCGAATCGGCGGGCGGCGTGGTCTACGCCAAGAGCAACACGCCGGAGTTCGGCCTCGGCGCCAACAGCTTCAACGACGTGTTCGAGACCACACGCACCCCCTACAACACCGCGTTTTCGTCCGCCGGCTCGTCCGGCGGCGCCGCCGCCGCGCTCGCCTGCGGCAGTGCGTGGTTGGCTCACGGTTCGGACATGGCCGGCTCGCTCCGCACCCCCGCGAGTTTCTGCGCGGTCACGAGCCTCAGGCCGAGCCCGGGTGTGTTCAACAGCGACACGCAGAACCTGCCGCTGATGGTGCTCGGTCAGCAGGGCCCGATGGCGCGCACCGTGTCGGACCTGGCGCTCCTCGCCGACGCCATGACCGGCCTGGACCCGAGCAACCCGACCAGCAAGGCCTTTGAGCCGCACGCCTTCTTCCGCGCGGTGCAGCAGCCGCGCATGCCCACCCGGGTCGCCGTCAGCCCGACACTCGGCGGGCTCGATGTCGACGACAGCGTGCAGGCGGTCGTGCACGCCGTGGCCGACACCCTCGCGCGCGCCG
Encoded here:
- the msrB gene encoding peptide-methionine (R)-S-oxide reductase MsrB, giving the protein MLCGLPRKPTTESDMTEPQFVALTDAEWRERLTSEQYQVLRKEGTEAPGSSALNAEYRRGRFTCAGCGAVLFDDAMKFDSGTGWPSFFDVVPGAVETKTDFKLLLPRTEYHCARCGGHQGHVFKDGPNPTGLRYCNNGVALRFEPDEDGA
- a CDS encoding amidase family protein encodes the protein MSELIERDAVDVIGLLKSGEITPHDCLDALEARVAATEPAVHALPTLCFDRAREHADRLMQQPQDARGDLAGLPVPIKDLTAVAGVRTTLGSRVFENHVPNQSDFLVTNLESAGGVVYAKSNTPEFGLGANSFNDVFETTRTPYNTAFSSAGSSGGAAAALACGSAWLAHGSDMAGSLRTPASFCAVTSLRPSPGVFNSDTQNLPLMVLGQQGPMARTVSDLALLADAMTGLDPSNPTSKAFEPHAFFRAVQQPRMPTRVAVSPTLGGLDVDDSVQAVVHAVADTLARAGVTVVEDCPDFSGADFAFDTLRAFGLATGLGAVLDDIRDTIKPEAVWNIEQGLALTRQDVGRAMQAQGVTMARSAAFMADVDCLICPAAQRASLHHTERYAGANSGVPISGYFEWLRIACHVTTAALPVMTLPAGTTDHGEPVAIQVVGKPCGELDLIAVTAALEASLGSARTPIDPREAFAA